One part of the Vanessa tameamea isolate UH-Manoa-2023 chromosome 8, ilVanTame1 primary haplotype, whole genome shotgun sequence genome encodes these proteins:
- the LOC113396285 gene encoding proteoglycan 4-like: protein MFRRCSSDDSQLSDSVINSKSAIRISVCLQRYFKDVRSRCYIHVIRNRRVRWLEKRLQKIFSLPGGFCLCANGHLLPSSESLALLRAEDSVEVIPLLEGHVEMLHKKDSLELNVNNQSEKEAPNGETVSESPHTLCGIDHFASISSHSQTSEGANNNRSSKTTNGVPGTSELKSHDDTDGIITSNHAQDSVNNNNTRFTGENKGNGDTKDTAITFHQLKRRALALLDAHRSARDAADAEGEPPPRRVRRRVRRRTRRNPQPEWEKPGQEMEPEPEQEPEPEPEPEPEPEQEQEPEPETEPEQEQEPEPESEPEPEPEPEPEPELEPELERQLGPVPESQSAPSDCEQPVSRNGAARSRRPRVVRPLGADE, encoded by the exons ATGTTTCGAAGATGTAGTTCAGACGACTCACAATTATCAGATTCTGTTATTAATTCTAAATCAGCGATCCGCATAAGCGTATGCCTACAACGATATTTTAAGGACGTTCGCTCTCGATGTTATATACATGTTATAAGGAATCGACGAGTGCGTTGGTTAGAAAAgcgtttacaaaaaatattttcgttaccCGGTGGTTTTTGTCTTTGTGCCAATGGACACTTATTGCCCTCATCCGAATCACTTGCATTGCTGCGTGCTGAAGACTCTGTAGA AGTAATTCCTCTTCTTGAAGGACATGTGGAAATGCTACACAAAAAAGATTCTTTAGAATTGAATGTAAACAATCAGTCGGAAAAGGAAGCTCCGAATGGGGAAACAGTAAGCGAATCGCCGCACACACTCTGTGGTATCGATCACTTCGCTTCTATCTCCAGCCACAGTCAGACATCGGAAGGAGCCAATAACAACAGATCATCGAAAACAACAAACGGAGTTCCAGGCACCTCCGAACTCAAAAGCCACGATGACACAGACGGGATCATCACATCGAATCACGCACAAGACTCggtgaataataataacaccaGGTTTACAGGAGAAAATAAAGGAAATGGTGACACAAAAGACACGGCGATTACTTTCCACCAACTCAAGCGCCGTGCGCTCGCTTTGCTGGACGCGCATCGCAGCGCGCGCGACGCCGCCGACGCCGAAGGCGAACCGCCGCCGCGACGCGTGCGGCGCCGCGTCCGGCGGCGCACTCGACGCAACCCACAGCCGGAGTGGGAGAAACCTGGACAGGAAATGGAGCCGGAGCCGGAGCAGGAGCCGGAGCCGGAGCCGGAGCCGGAACCGGAACCAGAGCAGGAGCAGGAGCCGGAGCCGGAGACGGAGCCGGAGCAGGAGCAGGAGCCGGAGCCAGAGTCAGAGCCAGAGCCGGAGCCGGAGCCGGAACCGGAGCCGGAGCTGGAACCAGAGTTGGAGCGACAACTGGGACCGGTGCCGGAGTCGCAATCGGCCCCTTCGGACTGCGAGCAGCCCGTGTCGCGCAACGGCGCGGCGCGCTCGCGGCGCCCGCGCGTCGTGCGGCCGCTCGGCGCGGACGAGTAG
- the LOC113396286 gene encoding ubiquitin-conjugating enzyme E2 S codes for MSNVENVCPQVLRGVTRELRRLAANPPSGIKLVLRDDNITDVVALIDGPADTPYAGGVFRVRLALGREFPTAPPRAYFLTKIFHPNVSVAGEVCVNTLKRDWRPELGLEHALLAVKCLLIAPNADSALNAEAAALLRDRYDDYFARAKLYTDIHARGREAEAGACAGAGAEAAAGGEGPRAKRERRPAAPPARDKRRILKRL; via the exons ATGTCTAACGTAGAAAACGTATGTCCGCAAGTTCTGCGTGGTGTGACGCGCGAACTGCGACGGCTCGCGGCCAATCCACCATCGGGCATTAAGCTTGTCCTTCGAGATGACAATATTACCGACGTCGTTGCACTGATTGACGGCCCTG CGGATACGCCCTACGCCGGTGGAGTCTTCCGCGTCCGCCTCGCCCTGGGTCGCGAGTTCCCGACGGCGCCGCCGCGCGCCTACTTCCTCACCAAGATATTCCACCCCAACGTGTCGGTGGCGGGCGAGGTGTGCGTCAACACGCTCAAGCGCGACTGGCGGCCGGAGCTCGGGCTCGAGCACGCGCTGCTCGCCGTCAAGTGCCTGCTGATCGCCCCCAACGCGGACTCCGCGCTCAACGCGGAGGCGGCGGCGCTCCTGCGCGACCGCTACGACGACTACTTCGCGCGGGCCAAACTATACACCGACATACACGCGCGGGGGCGCGAGGCGGAGGCGGGAGcgtgcgcgggcgcgggcgcggaggcggcggcgggcggcgagGGCCCGCGCGCCAAGCGCGAGCGCCGGCcggccgcgccgcccgcgcgcgaCAAGCGCCGCATCCTCAAGCGCTTATGA
- the LOC113396309 gene encoding aquaporin AQPAn.G-like — protein sequence MPTDDSERGLAAWLRRWWRPLVAEVVATALLVLLGVAALLPVDGKHPPLTHPAFAFGLVVLANVEAFGPTSGAHMNPSVTLAALLDGRIGPVAAAAYVVAQIFGATLGFGALMALAPDAFNSGLNVGGNAPGSVGVVAAAGVEALLTGVLALLCCAIWRAHDEGKQDPTVSIKFGLTIAGLVYAGGVMSSASLNPARSFGPALLLGFRSDHWVYWVGPLGGSALGTLLHRYVLRPPRAAPPRAEVLPLHDKAER from the exons ATGCCTACTGACG ATTCTGAGCGCGGATTGGCCGCATGGTTGCGACGCTGGTGGCGACCGCTGGTAGCAGAGGTGGTAGCGACCGCGCTGCTCGTACTGCTCGGTGTCGCAGCTTTACTTCCCGTGGACGGCAAGCATCCCCCACTCACGCACCCGGCGTTCGCCTTTGGCCTCGTCGTGCTAGCAAATGTGGAGGCATTCGGACCTACTTCTGGCGCGCACATGAACCCCTCTGTGACGCTGGCCGCTCTACTCGACGGACGTATAGGGCCGGTCGCGGCAGCCGCATACGTCGTTGCCCAAATCTTCGGTGCTACGCTCGGATTCGGTGCTCTCATGGCACTAGCTCCGGATGCCTTCAATTCTGGACTCAACGTGGGCGGTAACGCTCCGGGTAGTGTAGGTGTGGTCGCCGCCGCTGGTGTGGAGGCGCTGCTGACGGGTGTTCTTGCCCTATTGTGTTGTGCCATTTGGCGCGCTCACGATGAAGGCAAGCAAGACCCCACCGTCTCTATCAAGTTCGGCCTCACAATAGCTGGACTCGTCTATGCGGGA gGAGTGATGTCGAGCGCGAGTCTCAACCCGGCGCGTAGCTTCGGGCCCGCGCTCTTGCTGGGCTTCCGTTCCGATCACTGG GTGTACTGGGTGGGCCCGCTGGGCGGCTCGGCGCTGGGGACCCTCCTGCACCGCTACGTGCTGCGGCCtccgcgcgccgcgccgccgcgcgcgGAGGTGCTGCCGCTGCACGACAAGGCCGAACGTTAG